The following proteins are co-located in the Pedobacter frigiditerrae genome:
- a CDS encoding AraC family transcriptional regulator, protein MKVLQFTIPVAHDSAVIVQEDIMPHFYTHLHRHNEAQLIWIKEGEGTLVVDNHLYAFKANDVYLLGANQPHLFKSNPEYFVENSGLQIQALMIFFDPNGKLTPLLDLPEMQLLKSFLHQHQAGFKVPSKHNELVISQMLSVQQAKNQELMISFLQLLNSLYLTSNKAEPLAAVRSSQFSENEGIRIAHIFNYIMQHYERLITLEEVAEQAHMTPQAFCRYFKKHTRQTFVSFLNEMRINEACKKLTSGRYENIATAAYTCGFNSVTNFNRVFKAVKGESPKAYLEHYFSNFG, encoded by the coding sequence ATGAAGGTTTTGCAATTTACCATTCCGGTTGCCCATGATAGTGCAGTGATTGTGCAGGAAGATATCATGCCTCATTTTTATACACATTTGCACAGGCATAACGAAGCGCAATTGATTTGGATAAAAGAGGGAGAGGGAACTTTGGTAGTTGATAATCATTTATACGCTTTCAAAGCAAATGATGTGTATCTGTTAGGCGCTAATCAACCTCACTTATTTAAAAGTAATCCAGAGTATTTTGTAGAAAATAGCGGTTTGCAAATACAAGCCTTAATGATATTTTTTGACCCAAATGGTAAGTTAACGCCCTTGTTGGATTTACCCGAAATGCAGTTGTTAAAATCGTTTTTGCATCAGCATCAAGCTGGATTTAAGGTGCCATCGAAACATAATGAATTGGTCATTTCACAAATGTTATCCGTTCAACAAGCAAAAAATCAAGAATTAATGATTAGTTTTTTGCAATTGTTAAATTCATTGTATTTAACGTCTAATAAAGCAGAACCATTAGCGGCTGTTCGTTCATCTCAGTTTTCTGAGAATGAAGGAATAAGGATAGCACATATATTTAACTATATCATGCAACATTATGAGAGGCTCATTACCCTTGAAGAAGTGGCAGAACAGGCCCACATGACACCACAAGCTTTTTGTAGGTATTTTAAGAAACATACCCGACAGACTTTTGTGTCTTTTTTAAATGAAATGCGCATCAATGAAGCTTGTAAAAAGTTAACAAGTGGGCGATATGAAAACATCGCGACCGCTGCTTATACTTGCGGATTTAATAGTGTTACTAACTTTAATCGTGTCTTTAAAGCAGTAAAAGGGGAATCTCCGAAAGCTTATCTGGAGCATTATTTTAGTAATTTTGGGTAA
- a CDS encoding dihydrodipicolinate synthase family protein — MKHVAWQGIYPALLTPFTANDEIDYPLFQKNLDAQIAAGVDGIIIGGSLGEASTLTSQEKAEFLSYCVKSVNGKIPVIINVAEQSTKVAIAMAQEAEQLGADGLMLLPPLKYKADDEEVVTYFQAVASATKLPILIYNNPVDYGIKVSIPMFEQLLPYANIQAVKESTRDLANVTNMINKFGDRFKILGGVDTISLECLMMGANGLVAGLVDAFPAETVAIYRLVKAKRYDDAVAIYRWFMPLLELDIHPKLVQYIKLAATAVGLSSEYVRAPRLVIKGAERERVLKIINDALATRPQLPDYLNL, encoded by the coding sequence ATGAAACACGTAGCTTGGCAAGGAATCTATCCGGCACTTTTAACACCTTTTACCGCAAACGATGAGATAGATTATCCACTATTTCAAAAGAACTTAGATGCGCAAATAGCAGCTGGCGTTGATGGAATTATCATTGGTGGTTCCTTGGGCGAGGCGAGTACCTTGACGTCGCAGGAAAAAGCAGAGTTTTTAAGCTACTGTGTAAAATCAGTAAATGGAAAAATTCCTGTTATCATCAATGTAGCAGAGCAAAGTACAAAAGTTGCCATTGCAATGGCTCAAGAGGCTGAACAATTAGGTGCAGATGGCTTGATGTTGTTGCCACCATTGAAATATAAAGCAGATGATGAGGAAGTAGTAACTTATTTTCAAGCAGTTGCTAGTGCTACCAAATTACCAATCTTAATTTACAACAATCCGGTAGATTATGGTATTAAGGTAAGCATCCCGATGTTTGAGCAATTATTGCCTTATGCAAATATTCAGGCAGTAAAAGAAAGCACAAGGGATTTGGCCAATGTTACAAATATGATTAACAAATTTGGCGATAGATTTAAAATCCTTGGTGGAGTAGATACCATTTCACTAGAGTGTTTAATGATGGGCGCTAATGGTTTAGTAGCTGGTTTGGTTGATGCATTCCCTGCAGAAACAGTAGCTATTTACAGATTAGTGAAAGCAAAAAGATATGATGATGCAGTAGCAATTTATAGATGGTTTATGCCATTGTTAGAGTTAGATATTCATCCTAAATTAGTGCAATATATTAAATTGGCTGCTACGGCTGTAGGATTAAGTTCTGAATATGTAAGAGCACCAAGATTGGTTATTAAAGGCGCAGAAAGAGAAAGAGTTTTAAAAATTATAAATGATGCTTTAGCTACTCGTCCGCAATTGCCAGATTATTTAAATTTGTAA